In one Nostoc sp. KVJ3 genomic region, the following are encoded:
- a CDS encoding HlyD family secretion protein gives MAFNPLDPINYPNLPKLTDSTSSLPPTKKQGITKWLVGFLFLFLVVSVSYLVHQQLVKQQQQANLRLAVVPLKRTNFSITVSANGTVKPERSINLSPKTAGTLKSLLVKEGDYVREKQVLAYMDDSNLQGQLTQEQGRLAQAKANLRKLMAGNRPQDIAQAQAKLEELKAKLRKLITGNRYQDIAQAQARLNRYQATLSQAKDDFSRNQKLYDAGAISRQTLNQKRADFDSAQAQVTEAQQALSLQKAGTRQEDIDQASAEVKQQQEVLSLQKAGTRQEDIDQASAEVISARGALQNIQTQIDDTLIRAPFDGVVIRKYADPGAFVTPMTAGSSVSSATSSSILALADTNQVVANISESNISQIRVNQQVVIKADAYPGKTFSGRVSQIAAQATVEQNVTSFEVKVALLSDSKKLLRSGMNVSLEFNVGQLQNALTVPTIAVTRQQKVTGVFVARQNQPPVFTPITTGATVNNRTEVKTGLDGTEKILVSFPPQSPNQSGISFPGLPGSSKAGSSQQEPPMGPPPGGGSPAH, from the coding sequence ATGGCATTTAATCCTCTCGACCCGATAAATTACCCAAATTTACCCAAGCTAACTGACTCTACATCTTCACTCCCACCCACAAAGAAACAAGGGATAACAAAATGGTTAGTTGGATTTCTTTTCCTATTTTTAGTTGTGAGCGTGAGTTATCTTGTTCATCAGCAGCTTGTTAAGCAACAACAGCAAGCAAATCTACGCCTAGCGGTAGTGCCTTTAAAACGGACGAATTTTTCTATTACTGTCTCAGCCAATGGAACTGTTAAACCGGAACGGTCAATCAACCTCAGTCCCAAAACGGCGGGTACTTTGAAAAGTCTGCTAGTTAAGGAAGGTGATTATGTCAGAGAAAAGCAGGTATTGGCTTATATGGATGATTCAAATTTGCAGGGACAATTAACCCAAGAGCAGGGAAGATTGGCACAAGCAAAGGCAAATCTCCGCAAACTCATGGCAGGGAATCGTCCTCAAGATATTGCTCAGGCGCAGGCGAAATTGGAGGAACTAAAGGCAAAGTTACGTAAACTGATTACAGGTAATCGCTATCAGGATATTGCTCAAGCGCAAGCCCGTTTAAATAGATATCAAGCTACTTTGAGTCAAGCAAAGGATGACTTTAGCCGCAACCAGAAACTTTATGATGCTGGAGCAATTTCTCGGCAAACTTTAAACCAAAAACGTGCAGACTTCGACAGCGCCCAAGCCCAAGTAACGGAAGCGCAACAAGCACTTTCTCTACAAAAAGCGGGAACCCGTCAAGAAGATATTGACCAAGCTAGTGCAGAAGTAAAGCAGCAACAGGAAGTACTATCTCTGCAAAAAGCGGGAACCCGTCAAGAAGATATTGACCAAGCCAGTGCAGAGGTGATATCTGCTCGCGGAGCGTTACAAAACATTCAAACCCAGATTGATGACACACTGATTCGCGCACCCTTTGATGGGGTTGTCATTCGCAAGTATGCCGACCCAGGTGCTTTTGTCACCCCAATGACGGCAGGTAGTTCAGTTTCTTCTGCAACCTCATCCTCAATTCTGGCATTAGCTGATACAAATCAGGTTGTGGCAAATATCTCGGAGAGCAATATTTCTCAAATTCGTGTCAATCAACAGGTGGTAATTAAGGCAGATGCTTACCCTGGAAAAACATTTTCGGGACGAGTCTCGCAAATCGCGGCTCAGGCAACTGTAGAGCAAAATGTTACTAGCTTTGAAGTGAAAGTTGCTTTGCTTTCAGATTCTAAGAAGTTGTTGCGATCTGGAATGAATGTATCTCTAGAGTTCAATGTTGGTCAGTTGCAAAACGCCCTGACTGTACCAACGATCGCAGTGACGCGTCAACAAAAAGTAACAGGTGTTTTTGTGGCGCGTCAAAATCAACCACCCGTATTCACTCCCATTACTACTGGAGCAACAGTTAATAATCGTACCGAAGTCAAGACTGGACTGGACGGCACAGAAAAGATATTGGTCAGCTTCCCGCCCCAATCTCCAAATCAATCCGGTATCTCTTTTCCCGGTTTACCAGGAAGCTCTAAAGCGGGCAGTTCTCAACAAGAACCTCCGATGGGGCCTCCACCCGGTGGTGGTTCTCCCGCTCATTAA
- a CDS encoding cytochrome b5-like heme/steroid binding domain-containing protein — MNAIVQAFKHIQIFRNREKDQKLSELVLAHDTSIAEDISRVKTPEKPQLPPDEIVKVPPAMMFNVNTQEKPQLPPDEIDKAPPAMMPNANNQEKPQHPPGEIGKEPPPNLPNIWIYDGEVYDLSDFIKRHPGGEFFIGRMKNRDITTLVNIFHPNPEKSKRVLKKYALGRKARPEDVHPKYNAPPFLFREGFDGWRDTPKFNFQNPEQLLNQIKVRINNPEMKKKIAQMDFIFDVVTIILFIVYILVQVLRLNFMQFMPIYLFVPLMVALRISLTGAGHYLIHRAQVRFNKVFAHIFDISYVPMAFVVTDGHTLMHHPFTQSQVDIKRNVFTAMLELPRYYRIPVHTVHKLGHIITGMFVRLIEICILAVKFGVKDMYGSWQRGFPHYVGTFSMRVILVGELILFWMNGDLGAWLAQFVLTLWISTFMIVASHDFEEEEVDPSEDWAVSQIKNSHDLTMVGNKYIDCFLSAGLSPHRVHHVLPYQKSGFANIISEDIVREEAEKFNVVWLQPKNFFFDRMPILVKHYLLGPSRTAKENNFGLLKEHFHPQALMTSAKYVIQGFLGIGSI, encoded by the coding sequence ATGAATGCAATTGTACAGGCTTTTAAGCACATACAAATCTTCCGAAATAGGGAGAAAGATCAAAAGCTTTCCGAACTTGTTCTCGCTCACGATACAAGCATTGCTGAAGATATTAGCCGTGTCAAGACCCCGGAAAAACCACAATTACCTCCTGATGAAATTGTCAAAGTGCCTCCGGCTATGATGTTCAATGTTAACACTCAGGAGAAACCACAACTACCTCCTGATGAAATTGATAAAGCACCTCCAGCTATGATGCCGAATGCTAACAATCAGGAAAAGCCACAACATCCTCCTGGTGAAATTGGCAAAGAGCCTCCACCTAATTTGCCTAATATATGGATTTACGACGGAGAAGTATACGATCTATCTGACTTTATCAAGCGGCATCCAGGCGGTGAGTTCTTCATTGGACGGATGAAAAATAGAGATATCACGACATTGGTTAATATTTTTCACCCTAATCCCGAAAAGTCTAAGAGAGTCCTCAAGAAATATGCTTTGGGGCGAAAAGCCAGACCTGAAGACGTTCATCCTAAATACAATGCTCCACCATTCTTGTTTCGTGAAGGTTTTGATGGCTGGAGAGATACACCGAAGTTTAACTTCCAAAACCCAGAGCAACTACTGAATCAGATCAAAGTAAGGATAAACAATCCAGAAATGAAAAAAAAGATTGCTCAAATGGACTTCATTTTTGATGTAGTAACAATCATTTTGTTCATTGTCTATATCCTTGTGCAAGTGCTGCGCTTAAATTTCATGCAGTTCATGCCAATTTATCTCTTTGTTCCACTCATGGTGGCTCTTAGAATTTCCCTCACAGGTGCGGGTCATTATCTAATTCACCGCGCACAAGTTCGCTTCAATAAAGTATTCGCACATATTTTTGATATCAGCTATGTTCCAATGGCTTTTGTAGTAACTGATGGTCACACTTTAATGCATCATCCATTTACTCAGAGCCAAGTTGATATTAAGAGAAACGTTTTTACAGCCATGCTGGAACTTCCTCGTTACTATCGAATTCCGGTTCATACTGTACATAAATTAGGTCACATTATCACTGGGATGTTCGTTCGATTGATTGAGATATGTATATTGGCAGTAAAGTTTGGTGTAAAAGATATGTATGGTTCTTGGCAACGAGGGTTTCCCCATTATGTAGGAACCTTTTCTATGCGAGTAATTCTTGTTGGTGAGTTAATTTTGTTTTGGATGAATGGTGATTTAGGAGCTTGGCTTGCACAATTTGTTCTTACTCTCTGGATCAGTACCTTCATGATTGTTGCTAGTCATGATTTTGAAGAAGAAGAAGTCGATCCTTCAGAAGACTGGGCAGTATCCCAAATTAAAAACTCCCATGATTTAACTATGGTTGGCAACAAGTATATTGACTGTTTTCTATCAGCAGGTCTTAGTCCACATCGCGTACACCATGTACTTCCCTACCAAAAAAGTGGTTTTGCCAATATTATCAGCGAAGATATTGTCCGAGAAGAGGCAGAGAAGTTTAACGTTGTCTGGTTACAACCCAAAAACTTCTTCTTTGACCGGATGCCAATCTTGGTAAAACATTACTTATTAGGGCCATCAAGAACGGCAAAAGAAAACAACTTTGGACTGTTAAAAGAACATTTTCATCCACAAGCATTAATGACATCGGCGAAATATGTTATTCAAGGTTTTCTTGGTATTGGTTCCATCTAA
- a CDS encoding ABC transporter permease codes for MAMEALWRNKLRTGLTMLGVIIGIASVIAITSVGQGVQKATEQQIQSLGTDVLQVFAGAARSGGISQGMGSSSTLTWEDAKAIQEEAPAAQVVSAYLQRPGQVVYEKLNNSTNIVGTDLNYPEARNTSLTQGRFFTQEEMDNAKSVVVLGPTVRDELFGTGKNSIGEQIRIQRNIYEVIGVFEKKGSEGPMDRDDQVFIPLTNMSSRIVGNNALKGFAINGIYVKLANQEQSATAQFQVVNLLRLRHNLNSSQSDDFSIRNQTDVVNTFTTVVGLFTMMVVAIASISLLVGGIGIANIMLVSVVERTREIGIRKAVGATNSAILNQFLAESVVISTAGGGIGMGIGIGIAFGAAMIFHFPFIVSVWSVVCGFGLSFIVGLLAGVIPARNAAQLDPIAALRSD; via the coding sequence ATGGCAATGGAGGCACTATGGCGGAATAAACTCCGCACTGGTTTGACGATGTTGGGTGTAATTATTGGCATTGCTTCTGTGATTGCAATTACTTCTGTTGGACAGGGTGTACAAAAAGCGACAGAACAGCAAATTCAGTCTTTAGGAACTGATGTTTTACAGGTCTTTGCGGGTGCTGCCCGTTCTGGTGGTATCAGTCAAGGGATGGGTTCTAGTTCAACACTCACCTGGGAGGATGCCAAAGCTATTCAAGAAGAGGCTCCTGCGGCTCAAGTCGTTTCTGCTTACCTCCAACGTCCGGGGCAGGTGGTTTATGAAAAGTTGAATAATTCAACCAACATTGTGGGAACCGATTTGAACTATCCCGAAGCCAGAAATACTTCCCTTACACAAGGGAGGTTTTTTACCCAGGAAGAAATGGATAACGCTAAATCAGTGGTTGTTCTAGGGCCGACAGTGCGGGATGAACTATTTGGTACTGGAAAAAATTCTATTGGTGAACAGATTCGGATTCAACGTAACATTTATGAAGTCATTGGTGTATTTGAAAAGAAAGGTTCAGAAGGCCCGATGGATCGGGACGATCAAGTTTTCATTCCCCTAACTAATATGTCAAGTCGAATCGTGGGGAATAATGCTTTAAAAGGTTTTGCGATTAATGGCATTTATGTAAAACTAGCTAATCAAGAGCAGTCAGCAACGGCTCAATTTCAGGTTGTGAATCTTTTACGCTTGCGTCACAATCTCAATTCATCTCAGTCTGATGATTTCAGCATTAGAAATCAAACAGATGTTGTTAACACCTTTACGACTGTGGTGGGCTTGTTTACGATGATGGTGGTAGCGATCGCTAGTATTTCTCTGCTAGTAGGAGGCATTGGCATCGCTAATATTATGCTGGTTTCTGTTGTGGAGCGAACACGAGAAATTGGCATTCGCAAAGCTGTTGGCGCAACTAACTCCGCTATTTTGAATCAGTTTTTAGCCGAATCTGTGGTGATTTCTACCGCCGGCGGCGGTATTGGGATGGGAATTGGCATTGGTATTGCCTTTGGCGCTGCCATGATTTTCCATTTTCCCTTTATCGTCTCTGTGTGGTCAGTTGTGTGTGGATTTGGATTATCGTTCATTGTCGGGTTGCTAGCCGGGGTGATTCCAGCTAGGAATGCCGCTCAGTTAGACCCAATTGCCGCCTTACGGAGTGATTAA
- a CDS encoding helix-turn-helix domain-containing protein — translation MGCRLKVFLTEQEKLTLEELRKAKDVPQRTKDRAQVLLLNNRGLKNEQIAKGLSWAISTVRQTLHRWEKMGLAGLWDAPGRGGKPRYSESDLVYLENCLAQESETYNSKQLAKKLASERQVNLSADRLRRVLKNRGRRFGSGCKQPQTQSN, via the coding sequence ATGGGATGCCGATTAAAAGTCTTTCTAACTGAGCAAGAAAAGCTGACTTTAGAAGAGTTAAGAAAAGCCAAGGATGTTCCTCAACGCACCAAGGATCGCGCTCAAGTCTTGCTACTGAATAATCGCGGCTTAAAAAATGAGCAAATTGCTAAAGGCTTGAGCTGGGCAATTTCAACAGTCCGTCAAACCCTTCACCGTTGGGAAAAGATGGGTTTAGCAGGTTTGTGGGATGCTCCTGGTAGAGGCGGAAAACCCCGATACTCAGAATCAGATTTGGTTTATCTAGAAAATTGTTTAGCTCAAGAGTCAGAGACTTATAACTCGAAACAATTAGCAAAAAAACTCGCATCTGAACGTCAAGTAAACTTGAGTGCAGATCGGTTACGACGGGTACTTAAAAACAGGGGAAGGAGGTTTGGAAGCGGATGCAAACAACCCCAGACACAGAGTAATTAA
- a CDS encoding ABC transporter ATP-binding protein: METMIWMQGITKTYHLGEVTVPVLKRIDLAIEQGEYVAIMGTSGSGKSTLMNIIGCLDRPTAGHYVLEGRNLTTFDNDELAHIRNQRIGFVFQQFNLLPGATALQNVMLPMIYANVPKQKRRQQAIQALTRVGLADRLFNFPNQLSGGQQQRVAIARALVNRPALMLADEPTGALDTETSQEVMKSFAELNQQGMTIMIVTHDPAIAAQTKRVIRVQDGLIQNHQASLIS, translated from the coding sequence ATGGAAACTATGATCTGGATGCAGGGGATTACCAAAACTTATCACCTGGGTGAAGTGACAGTACCTGTGTTGAAGCGGATTGATTTAGCAATTGAGCAAGGAGAGTATGTTGCCATTATGGGCACATCTGGTTCTGGAAAGTCTACATTGATGAATATTATTGGCTGCCTAGATCGTCCAACGGCTGGACACTATGTTTTAGAAGGCAGAAACTTGACTACTTTCGACAATGACGAACTGGCGCATATCCGCAATCAGCGCATTGGCTTTGTATTTCAGCAATTCAATTTGTTACCAGGTGCTACCGCGCTTCAGAATGTGATGCTACCGATGATTTACGCTAATGTTCCCAAGCAAAAACGCCGCCAGCAAGCAATTCAAGCACTGACAAGGGTGGGATTAGCCGATCGCTTGTTCAATTTTCCCAACCAGCTTTCTGGAGGACAACAACAACGAGTAGCGATCGCGCGGGCACTAGTTAACCGCCCAGCCCTGATGCTAGCTGATGAACCAACGGGTGCATTAGATACTGAAACGTCTCAGGAGGTAATGAAGTCATTCGCCGAACTCAACCAACAAGGTATGACCATCATGATTGTCACCCACGATCCAGCGATCGCTGCCCAAACCAAACGAGTGATTCGAGTCCAAGATGGTTTAATTCAAAACCATCAAGCTTCCTTAATCAGTTAA
- a CDS encoding ATP-binding cassette domain-containing protein codes for MRFIRFLWEISWRSILIATITGLISGGSNAMLISLINRAVSQASLPNALLYFAALSLCTLFTSTVAQFMLINLSQNAIYQLRVRLGQNILFSPLEHLERLGENRLLATLTDDVRVLSHAVSAIPSICIDLATVLGCLFYLSLVSNIIFVLTIATSAVAIWCVQTRLGKAQHLFSIAREEEDNLFKHFQAITRGTKELKLHKTRREDFSSKNLQGSATKLRHKNTTAMQSFAIANGLGQFSQLSSLALILFILPWFIHIPIPMLSTYVLTTTYLSLPLQNLLRRLPDLLQGNVALQKINMMKLSLTSQAEVDTKISSYIVKQPSQIELKLELDRVSYLYHPSNDDQEFLLGPNNPSLPPEHKSEKGRKPRDIHPPRGDRKGLALGPNSPSLPPGHHPRNMHHPADDEKGFLLGPISLTLQPGQITYIVGGNGSGKSTLAKLITGLYPPKNGSIYLDGVLITDENREWYRQHFSAIFSDFYLFDSCLGFNHPDLDREVQGYLRQLQLDHKVQVRDGVLSTTNLSQGQRKRLALLTAYLEDRPIYLFDEWASDQEPHFRDLFYRQSLVKLKERGKAVIVITHDDRYFHLADQIIKLDYGKVQPDYVPTKSHLSEGRLDGATLLD; via the coding sequence ATGAGATTCATTCGATTTCTTTGGGAAATATCATGGCGGAGTATCTTGATTGCAACTATCACAGGCTTAATTAGCGGTGGTAGTAATGCGATGCTGATTTCACTCATCAATCGGGCTGTTAGTCAAGCATCACTTCCTAATGCACTGTTATATTTTGCGGCATTAAGTCTTTGTACTCTCTTCACAAGTACTGTCGCGCAATTCATGCTGATTAATCTCTCGCAAAATGCAATTTACCAATTACGAGTTAGATTAGGTCAAAACATCCTATTTTCACCTTTAGAACATCTAGAAAGACTTGGAGAAAATCGGTTACTTGCAACACTAACTGATGATGTTAGAGTCCTTTCGCACGCTGTATCTGCAATTCCTAGTATTTGTATCGATCTCGCTACTGTTCTGGGATGTTTATTCTACTTGTCTTTGGTTTCAAATATTATATTTGTCTTGACGATCGCCACATCTGCTGTTGCTATTTGGTGTGTCCAAACTAGGCTCGGCAAAGCCCAGCATTTATTCTCCATAGCACGTGAAGAAGAGGATAACTTATTTAAGCATTTTCAAGCTATCACTAGAGGTACTAAAGAACTAAAACTGCACAAAACTAGGCGAGAAGATTTCTCCTCTAAGAACCTTCAAGGTAGTGCCACAAAACTGCGTCATAAAAATACTACTGCCATGCAAAGCTTTGCGATCGCTAATGGGTTAGGGCAATTTTCGCAGCTTTCTAGTCTAGCATTGATTCTTTTCATCTTGCCCTGGTTTATTCATATCCCAATCCCAATGCTGTCAACATACGTCCTCACTACTACCTATCTATCTCTTCCGCTCCAGAACCTATTACGCAGATTACCCGATCTCTTACAAGGTAATGTGGCGTTACAGAAAATAAACATGATGAAGCTATCATTAACAAGCCAAGCAGAAGTTGATACAAAAATTAGCTCCTACATTGTCAAACAACCTAGTCAAATAGAATTGAAACTTGAACTCGATCGCGTCAGCTATCTGTATCACCCTAGTAATGACGATCAAGAATTCCTGTTGGGGCCAAACAATCCATCTTTGCCTCCAGAACATAAGTCGGAAAAGGGACGTAAGCCTAGAGATATTCATCCGCCTCGTGGCGATCGGAAAGGGTTAGCTTTGGGGCCAAATAGTCCATCTTTACCACCGGGACATCACCCTAGAAATATGCATCACCCTGCTGACGATGAAAAGGGATTTCTTCTAGGCCCAATTAGTCTAACATTGCAGCCGGGACAAATAACATATATTGTGGGTGGTAATGGTAGTGGCAAGTCAACCTTAGCTAAATTAATTACAGGGTTGTATCCACCAAAAAATGGGTCAATTTATCTCGATGGAGTCCTGATTACGGATGAAAATCGGGAATGGTATCGTCAGCATTTTTCTGCCATTTTCTCTGATTTCTACCTTTTCGACAGTTGTTTAGGATTCAATCATCCCGATCTAGATCGAGAAGTTCAAGGTTATCTCAGACAATTACAGTTAGACCATAAAGTTCAAGTTAGAGATGGTGTTTTATCAACAACTAACTTATCCCAAGGACAGAGAAAACGCCTCGCATTGCTAACAGCTTATCTAGAAGATAGACCGATTTATTTATTTGATGAATGGGCATCTGACCAAGAACCACACTTTCGGGATCTCTTTTATAGGCAGAGTCTTGTCAAACTTAAGGAACGTGGTAAAGCTGTAATAGTGATTACTCATGATGACCGTTATTTTCACTTAGCTGACCAAATTATTAAGCTCGATTATGGTAAGGTTCAACCTGACTATGTTCCGACAAAGAGCCATCTAAGTGAAGGTAGGCTTGATGGAGCAACATTATTGGATTGA
- a CDS encoding IS4 family transposase — translation MTLRVEILKDKFSQSLGLPFKELLPESVISLAISELKIKYKKRLFDPLITLWAFLSQVLDTDKTCNNAVSKIIAHLAGEEVEVPSTDTSAYCQARARLPEKLLEKLFNFSAQSLEQKVATEYLWCGRNVKVIDGSTVSMPDTVENQKEYPQPSSQKPGCGFPIAKIGVIFSLITGATVALCIDVLNTHDIKLARKLYSFLKPNDVLLGDRAFCAYADMFAITKLGCDAVFRKHQSRTTTMRKGKIVGDCDKLVTWYKPKRCPQGLSLDEFLALPSAITVREIYYYIVIPGFRTQQVSLITTLLDKSSYSTLEFVGLYGKRWDVELNLRHIKTTLGMDILRCKTPSMIRKEIHVYLLAYNLLRSLMWSAGTTYNTPPNRLSLQGTRHHLLNFIPKLETAHSQKRIRLYRSLLKIIVHKVVPDRPGRSEPRVTKRRPKAYPRLTKPRHELRHQLQTA, via the coding sequence GTGACACTACGAGTAGAAATCCTCAAGGATAAATTCAGCCAAAGTTTGGGACTACCTTTTAAAGAACTATTGCCAGAGTCTGTGATAAGCCTTGCAATTTCGGAGCTAAAAATTAAATATAAAAAGCGGTTATTTGACCCATTAATAACTTTATGGGCATTTTTATCACAAGTGCTGGATACTGATAAAACTTGTAATAATGCTGTGAGTAAAATAATTGCACATCTAGCTGGTGAAGAAGTAGAAGTCCCTTCAACAGATACCAGTGCTTACTGCCAAGCTAGGGCAAGGCTTCCAGAGAAGTTATTAGAAAAACTTTTCAATTTCTCGGCACAAAGCTTAGAACAGAAAGTAGCAACAGAATATTTATGGTGTGGTCGAAATGTCAAAGTAATAGATGGGTCAACTGTCTCGATGCCTGACACTGTAGAGAATCAAAAAGAATACCCTCAGCCCAGTAGCCAAAAGCCCGGATGTGGCTTTCCAATTGCCAAAATTGGTGTGATATTCAGTTTAATAACAGGAGCTACCGTTGCTTTGTGCATCGATGTTCTGAACACTCATGATATCAAATTAGCAAGAAAACTATACAGTTTTCTTAAACCAAATGATGTGCTTTTAGGGGATAGAGCGTTTTGCGCTTACGCTGATATGTTTGCTATTACTAAACTTGGTTGTGATGCAGTATTTCGTAAGCATCAATCTCGGACAACAACCATGCGAAAAGGGAAAATTGTTGGCGATTGCGACAAGCTTGTTACTTGGTATAAGCCTAAAAGATGCCCACAAGGATTGAGCTTGGATGAATTTTTAGCTCTACCTTCTGCCATAACTGTGCGAGAAATTTACTACTACATTGTTATTCCTGGTTTTCGCACTCAACAAGTCAGCTTAATTACTACTCTTTTAGATAAATCTTCTTATTCTACTCTCGAATTTGTTGGACTTTACGGTAAACGTTGGGATGTTGAATTGAATTTGAGGCATATAAAAACTACCTTGGGTATGGATATTCTCCGATGTAAAACACCTTCAATGATACGTAAAGAAATTCATGTGTATTTACTGGCTTATAATTTACTTCGGAGCTTAATGTGGTCGGCTGGGACTACTTACAATACTCCTCCAAATCGTTTATCGCTTCAAGGTACTCGACATCATTTACTGAATTTTATTCCTAAATTAGAAACTGCTCACTCTCAAAAACGTATCCGACTTTATCGTAGTTTGCTGAAAATTATTGTTCACAAGGTTGTCCCCGACCGTCCTGGACGCAGCGAACCACGAGTCACCAAACGCCGCCCCAAAGCTTACCCCAGATTGACCAAGCCCAGACATGAATTACGTCATCAATTGCAAACGGCTTAA
- a CDS encoding type III polyketide synthase: MNTKTTLIADSKTDSLSVVQPTKIKTQYNPSELGMTKLKQFLPIIESIATGTPDNIVQQSDAAELVANIPSLEQNRCRIDKLYKNTRIDKRHLAINLLSDKAIAHRHSQTIQSRMQMYQEFAVPLAERVARKALLTASENIETNNHLYTNTNTNIKDRIRLIVFVSSTGFIAPGIDTELIKSLGLRRDTARVTVNFMGCAAAMNGLRVASDHVRANPTHKVLLVCLELSSINAVFEDEMNDVIIHSIFGDGCAAVVIGACQAEQAIGQGKVVIRDHLSYLVENTEDGIVLGIRDNGITCQLSRQLPDYIKTGVNPIIERFLASHELTKESIDLWAVHPGGTRIIKNAQDSLGLSDSQVADSWEILRQYGNMLSPSVLFVMERMLFSSENNASAADKERVGLDKQHNDRQDSTEQMKALTGIAFSFSPGIGVEGILFQKV; encoded by the coding sequence ATGAATACTAAAACTACCCTAATAGCAGACAGCAAAACAGATAGTTTATCTGTTGTTCAGCCAACCAAAATTAAAACTCAATATAATCCGTCTGAACTTGGTATGACTAAGTTAAAGCAGTTTTTACCGATTATTGAGAGCATAGCAACTGGTACGCCCGACAACATCGTTCAGCAATCTGACGCGGCTGAATTAGTTGCAAATATTCCCAGCTTGGAGCAAAATCGATGCCGAATCGATAAGCTATATAAAAATACTCGAATTGATAAAAGACACTTAGCCATCAACTTATTATCTGATAAAGCGATCGCTCACAGGCACAGTCAGACCATTCAATCTCGGATGCAGATGTATCAAGAGTTTGCTGTTCCTTTAGCTGAACGGGTTGCTAGAAAAGCCCTCTTAACGGCTTCTGAAAATATAGAGACTAACAATCATTTATATACCAATACCAATACGAATATCAAAGATCGCATCCGCCTCATTGTTTTCGTATCGAGTACAGGCTTCATAGCGCCAGGAATAGACACAGAATTGATTAAAAGCCTTGGACTCAGGCGAGACACAGCTAGAGTAACAGTGAATTTTATGGGTTGTGCAGCCGCAATGAATGGACTGCGTGTTGCTAGCGATCATGTCCGAGCTAATCCAACACACAAAGTTCTTTTAGTATGCCTTGAACTCAGTTCAATCAATGCAGTGTTTGAAGATGAAATGAATGATGTTATTATTCATAGCATTTTTGGCGATGGATGTGCCGCAGTAGTTATCGGAGCTTGTCAAGCAGAGCAAGCAATCGGTCAAGGTAAAGTTGTTATTAGAGATCACCTAAGTTACCTGGTTGAAAATACCGAAGATGGCATCGTTCTTGGCATTCGGGATAACGGGATTACTTGTCAGCTTTCACGTCAGTTACCTGACTATATTAAGACTGGTGTTAATCCAATAATCGAACGTTTTTTAGCAAGCCATGAACTTACTAAAGAGAGTATCGATCTTTGGGCTGTTCATCCTGGTGGCACACGCATTATTAAGAACGCACAAGATTCTTTGGGACTCAGTGATAGTCAAGTTGCTGATAGTTGGGAGATTCTTCGTCAGTATGGCAATATGCTTAGTCCCTCAGTTCTATTTGTTATGGAACGGATGCTGTTTAGCAGTGAAAATAATGCTTCTGCTGCTGACAAAGAACGCGTAGGGTTAGACAAGCAACATAACGATCGCCAAGATTCCACTGAACAGATGAAAGCATTAACAGGAATTGCTTTTTCATTTTCGCCAGGAATTGGAGTAGAAGGAATTCTATTTCAAAAAGTTTAA